One Calditrichota bacterium DNA segment encodes these proteins:
- a CDS encoding chemotaxis response regulator protein-glutamate methylesterase, with the protein MGRKIKVLIVDDSALARKKLTEILNSDPEIEVISTAADPYIAVQKIKRNLPDVITLDLEMPRMNGLGFLKRIMEQRPMPVVVISSHAPEGSFKAMRAFELGALEVICKPKLMSGIDLREFQTIACDAVKASFRAKVSVFSGEKKSEKGLHKAAADRGLADKLKIRTKKLVVVGASTGGTVAIENFLTRLPENFPGIVIVQHMPPHFTYLFADRLDKKCNVQVKEAKNGDIVVPGCAFIAPGDQHVLVKFNGKHYYLEVKKGPLVNRHRPSVDVLFRSAARYVGKNAIGVIMTGMGDDGAKAMLEMKQAGAQTIAQDEESCVVFGMPREAIRLGAVDKVVPLDQMVEAVVSFL; encoded by the coding sequence AGTGATTAGCACAGCGGCGGATCCTTACATTGCAGTGCAAAAAATAAAGAGAAATCTCCCCGACGTAATCACTCTCGATCTGGAAATGCCGCGTATGAATGGCCTCGGTTTTTTGAAGAGGATAATGGAGCAGCGCCCGATGCCGGTGGTGGTGATTTCCAGTCACGCGCCTGAAGGCTCGTTCAAAGCCATGCGGGCGTTTGAATTGGGCGCTTTGGAAGTTATTTGCAAGCCGAAATTGATGAGCGGCATTGATTTGCGAGAGTTTCAGACAATCGCTTGTGATGCCGTGAAAGCAAGCTTTCGTGCCAAAGTCAGCGTATTCTCAGGCGAGAAAAAATCGGAAAAGGGTTTGCACAAAGCCGCGGCTGACAGAGGGTTGGCCGACAAATTAAAAATCCGAACAAAAAAGCTGGTCGTGGTTGGCGCTTCGACGGGCGGAACGGTTGCTATTGAAAATTTTCTTACGCGATTGCCGGAAAATTTTCCGGGGATTGTCATTGTCCAGCACATGCCGCCACATTTCACCTATTTGTTTGCCGATCGACTCGATAAAAAATGTAACGTGCAGGTCAAAGAGGCAAAGAATGGGGATATCGTTGTCCCGGGCTGCGCCTTCATTGCCCCTGGCGATCAGCACGTGCTGGTGAAATTTAACGGCAAGCATTACTATTTGGAAGTGAAAAAAGGTCCGCTGGTAAATCGACACCGGCCCTCTGTCGATGTTCTTTTTCGTTCGGCGGCGCGCTACGTGGGGAAAAATGCCATCGGAGTAATCATGACCGGCATGGGCGATGATGGCGCAAAAGCAATGCTGGAAATGAAGCAGGCAGGCGCGCAGACGATTGCCCAGGACGAGGAATCTTGCGTTGTTTTTGGTATGCCTCGGGAGGCTATCCGTCTGGGAGCTGTGGACAAAGTTGTTCCGCTGGATCAGATGGTGGAGGCAGTGGTCAGTTTTCTTTAG